One genomic region from Sphingobacterium multivorum encodes:
- a CDS encoding glycoside hydrolase family 76 protein — protein MIKFFSIRPFWALSLISLSVSPLCVKQAYAQELHTQRSVHDQNKSQQNLLRAIRLIDRSMDVYFSGEDFKMHRFYNPFTKVRSEETASVWMYSASIEAVNAVLSGLKKQQKVDNGKLYKMYYSRYVDLLAKLHANAAYYLGTFTLTSFTQHKEWTVYAVDRVREKGKANVTGILNVYDDQMWLVRELLEAYHLTGQDGYLQEAEYLTAYVLDGWDCTLDEKGKEHGGIPWGPGYVTKHACSNAPMISPLVALYEIYKNKGDQIIAHSIDQKDKLTRIAKKERKADFYLRYAKRIYDWQKANLLNEKGVYADMMGDCFPDCSIAYETVNGVRYRKNTELRKAVGTAFSYNSGTMISGAADLYRVTKAKNYLADGKKLADATFTYFGKLGQQVPEHYTYATDGFNNWFNGVLLRGYTTILPNYSKAGMYVKSFQENLDYGYTHFLSEGFLPNDLLGGWAKDKSKNDLEGMFMFTFAAQYATLAQVEQPK, from the coding sequence ATGATCAAATTCTTTTCCATCCGGCCTTTTTGGGCACTTTCTCTAATTTCGCTGTCAGTATCACCCCTCTGCGTAAAACAGGCTTATGCGCAAGAATTGCACACCCAAAGATCAGTACATGATCAAAATAAAAGCCAGCAGAATCTTTTACGGGCAATCCGATTGATTGATCGATCAATGGACGTCTATTTTTCCGGTGAAGATTTCAAAATGCATCGTTTTTATAACCCATTTACGAAGGTTCGATCCGAAGAAACAGCTAGTGTATGGATGTATTCTGCTTCCATAGAAGCTGTAAACGCTGTGTTGAGTGGCTTGAAAAAGCAACAGAAGGTAGATAACGGCAAGCTTTATAAAATGTATTATTCCCGCTATGTAGATTTATTGGCTAAGCTTCACGCAAATGCAGCCTATTATTTAGGGACCTTTACGCTAACGTCGTTTACGCAGCATAAAGAATGGACAGTGTATGCTGTCGATCGCGTTCGAGAAAAAGGAAAAGCAAATGTAACGGGCATATTGAACGTCTATGATGATCAGATGTGGTTGGTGCGGGAATTATTGGAAGCTTATCATTTGACCGGGCAAGATGGCTATTTGCAAGAAGCTGAGTACCTTACAGCTTATGTTCTTGATGGTTGGGATTGTACTTTGGATGAGAAAGGGAAAGAGCATGGCGGAATTCCCTGGGGACCAGGATATGTAACGAAGCACGCCTGTAGTAATGCACCGATGATTAGTCCGCTTGTTGCATTGTATGAAATCTATAAAAACAAAGGGGATCAAATAATTGCGCATTCCATCGATCAGAAAGATAAACTAACGCGTATTGCTAAAAAAGAGCGGAAGGCCGATTTTTATCTTCGTTATGCTAAAAGGATTTATGATTGGCAAAAAGCAAATCTTCTTAATGAAAAAGGTGTCTATGCGGATATGATGGGTGATTGTTTTCCGGATTGTTCGATAGCTTATGAAACGGTCAACGGCGTGCGATACCGAAAAAATACCGAACTCAGAAAAGCCGTCGGAACTGCATTTTCCTATAATAGTGGAACGATGATTTCCGGAGCCGCAGATTTATATCGCGTTACAAAAGCAAAAAACTATTTAGCGGATGGTAAAAAATTGGCTGATGCGACTTTTACTTATTTTGGCAAACTGGGGCAGCAGGTTCCTGAGCATTATACGTATGCAACAGACGGTTTTAATAACTGGTTTAACGGTGTACTGTTAAGAGGCTATACCACTATATTACCAAATTATAGTAAGGCTGGGATGTATGTGAAGTCTTTTCAGGAAAACTTGGATTATGGCTATACGCATTTCTTGAGCGAAGGATTTTTGCCAAATGATTTGCTCGGAGGTTGGGCAAAAGATAAAAGCAAGAATGATCTGGAGGGAATGTTTATGTTCACTTTTGCGGCACAATATGCAACACTCGCGCAAGTTGAACAACCAAAATAA
- a CDS encoding YoaK family protein, which translates to MLRKYSNHRTIQDNIRLGGITAFSAGMVNVASVIVFFSFTSNVTGYYAVFAQEIAKGNWYQGAVVLFWILLFLVGSMLSNLIIIHGKGRFSSYLTHSIPLVLEILSILFVGIYLDVFYEDSLKETEILVGALLFAMGLQNGLTASISNSVVKTTHLTGLTTDLAILISMFTKESNRSNKALVDKFHLLLSIVSAYVVGGLVSGISFTYLSNKTFYVVCFVLLVIGLYDHYKLYLLKKQFVNRHRQPVAA; encoded by the coding sequence ATGCTGAGAAAATATAGTAACCATAGGACGATTCAAGATAACATTAGGCTGGGGGGAATTACCGCGTTTTCTGCAGGAATGGTCAATGTCGCATCTGTCATTGTCTTTTTCTCGTTTACCTCGAATGTAACGGGTTATTATGCTGTTTTTGCACAGGAGATAGCGAAAGGGAATTGGTACCAAGGTGCGGTGGTGCTTTTTTGGATTTTACTTTTTCTAGTAGGGAGTATGCTTTCTAATCTGATCATCATTCATGGTAAAGGACGTTTTAGCTCCTATTTGACACATTCCATTCCCTTGGTATTGGAAATATTGAGTATATTATTTGTTGGGATATATCTTGATGTATTTTATGAGGATTCTTTGAAAGAAACTGAGATACTTGTCGGTGCATTGCTCTTTGCGATGGGGCTACAAAATGGCTTGACTGCGAGCATATCGAATTCTGTTGTGAAAACAACACATTTGACCGGGCTAACGACAGATTTGGCCATATTGATTTCGATGTTCACCAAGGAGTCTAACCGGAGCAATAAGGCATTGGTCGACAAATTCCATTTGCTATTGAGCATCGTGAGCGCGTATGTCGTTGGCGGACTTGTGAGCGGTATTTCATTCACTTACCTATCAAATAAAACATTTTACGTGGTTTGTTTTGTTCTTTTAGTCATCGGTTTATACGATCACTACAAATTGTATCTGTTGAAAAAGCAATTTGTGAATCGTCATCGTCAACCAGTGGCAGCTTAG